A single window of Fervidicoccus fontis Kam940 DNA harbors:
- the hypD gene encoding hydrogenase formation protein HypD, whose amino-acid sequence MKSSDNISNEMRLIEKVFKDNSQLALELKRKIEELSKKIKAKFGEEKKIKIMNFCGTHEWSIVRYGIRALMPKNVELIAGPGCPVCVTPSYYIEEAIKLALEGYKIYTYGDTYRLMAVKNISGVKSLSEVKSLGGDVQVVTSILDASKYANSDSKESIFLGIGFETVAPGYAIAISSNLIPKKMSIMSLLKLTPPAMLYTIKGLTEEEKSVFGIIAPGHVSSVIGANSWKFLSNDYNIPTVISGFEPIDILVSIMEILKQIVRKRAETVIEYKRAVNWEGNKFAKNLINEVFYPSDDAWRGIGILPKSGLRIREKFEDYDSFKKLGIREIDPLNWKDEKLPGCRCSEVIIGKIKPIECPLFMKKCTPENPYGPCMVSMEGTCYIWARFGTIENFEVE is encoded by the coding sequence TTGAAATCTTCTGATAACATCAGTAATGAAATGAGACTGATAGAGAAGGTTTTCAAAGATAATAGTCAGCTGGCATTAGAATTAAAGAGAAAAATAGAGGAACTCAGCAAAAAGATTAAAGCCAAGTTTGGAGAAGAGAAAAAGATCAAGATAATGAATTTCTGCGGGACGCATGAGTGGAGCATTGTAAGATACGGCATTAGAGCATTAATGCCAAAAAATGTTGAACTGATCGCAGGACCAGGGTGTCCTGTATGCGTTACGCCCTCCTATTATATAGAAGAAGCGATAAAGCTTGCTTTAGAAGGGTACAAAATCTATACTTACGGCGATACATACAGATTGATGGCTGTAAAAAACATAAGTGGAGTCAAATCTTTAAGCGAGGTTAAGTCTTTGGGCGGAGATGTACAGGTAGTAACGAGTATATTGGATGCATCGAAATACGCAAATAGTGATTCAAAGGAGTCAATTTTTTTAGGGATAGGCTTTGAGACCGTTGCACCTGGATATGCGATTGCAATTTCTTCGAACTTAATCCCAAAGAAAATGAGCATAATGAGCCTGCTAAAATTGACGCCACCTGCTATGTTGTACACGATAAAAGGACTGACAGAAGAAGAAAAAAGTGTCTTTGGAATAATAGCACCAGGTCATGTTTCATCAGTAATAGGTGCTAATTCCTGGAAATTTCTATCAAATGATTACAATATTCCAACAGTGATATCCGGTTTTGAGCCTATAGACATTTTAGTCTCGATAATGGAAATATTAAAACAGATCGTTAGAAAAAGGGCAGAAACCGTAATAGAATATAAAAGAGCAGTTAATTGGGAGGGCAATAAATTCGCTAAAAATTTAATAAATGAAGTCTTTTATCCTAGCGATGATGCATGGAGAGGAATAGGGATTCTTCCTAAAAGTGGACTGAGAATTAGAGAAAAATTTGAGGATTATGATTCCTTTAAAAAATTAGGGATAAGGGAGATTGATCCATTAAATTGGAAGGACGAAAAACTTCCTGGATGTAGGTGTAGTGAAGTAATAATTGGAAAAATCAAACCTATCGAATGTCCCTTATTTATGAAAAAGTGTACTCCAGAAAACCCATACGGTCCTTGTATGGTATCTATGGAAGGAACATGTTATATTTGGGCTAGATTTGGGACAATTGAAAACTTTGAGGTAGAGTAG
- a CDS encoding 4Fe-4S dicluster domain-containing protein, whose amino-acid sequence MKFYVGGVSALEKLFLYFKSNGLNIYGPKKDRNSIIYGELNDFSQLCLSPEGISSKTPQSIKNIVHPSSQLFLKTKSDYSSYAVYDNESGDKVLFGIRPCDLNSLYILDKMLSEDPYYSHRRETIKGIVVQECTIPGKYCFCSKVGTGPNTESGFDISYAFIGEYLVVFKSGSKLGESVLSKLFLREANEEEVKLYNEKIKNAKDTIEKNFPLDVKDIEGALEKSINDAELWKEISKDCIGCSNCNMVCPTCTCTEFIDDIRMNGNAERKRIWVGCLSPVYGQIAGMHFRKEQYMRYRHFVLHKFLFSKKEIGTKICVGCGRCIAFCPLRLDLRKTLNSVVSIYGKK is encoded by the coding sequence ATGAAATTTTATGTTGGAGGAGTAAGTGCGCTAGAAAAACTTTTTTTGTATTTTAAATCCAATGGCTTAAATATTTATGGACCAAAGAAAGATCGCAATAGTATAATCTACGGCGAACTGAACGACTTTTCGCAACTATGCTTATCTCCAGAAGGCATAAGCTCAAAAACTCCACAATCTATAAAAAACATCGTCCATCCATCGTCGCAACTATTCTTAAAGACAAAGAGCGACTATAGCTCTTATGCTGTTTATGATAATGAAAGCGGAGACAAGGTTTTGTTTGGAATAAGACCTTGTGACCTTAACTCACTATATATACTTGATAAAATGCTGTCTGAAGATCCTTATTATTCTCACCGAAGAGAAACGATAAAAGGAATCGTTGTACAGGAATGCACAATTCCCGGGAAATACTGTTTTTGTAGTAAGGTCGGAACAGGTCCAAATACGGAGAGCGGTTTCGATATATCTTATGCTTTTATCGGAGAATATTTGGTAGTGTTTAAATCAGGAAGCAAATTAGGAGAAAGTGTTCTTTCAAAGTTATTTCTTAGAGAGGCAAATGAAGAAGAAGTTAAACTATATAATGAAAAGATAAAAAACGCAAAAGATACAATTGAAAAGAATTTTCCCTTGGATGTTAAAGATATCGAAGGCGCTTTAGAAAAGTCAATAAACGATGCGGAACTTTGGAAAGAGATTAGTAAAGATTGTATTGGGTGCTCTAATTGTAACATGGTTTGTCCAACGTGTACATGCACAGAGTTTATCGATGATATAAGAATGAATGGAAATGCAGAAAGAAAAAGGATTTGGGTGGGGTGTTTATCTCCAGTTTATGGGCAAATAGCAGGAATGCATTTCAGAAAAGAGCAGTATATGCGATATCGTCACTTTGTTCTTCACAAGTTTCTTTTTTCAAAAAAGGAAATTGGAACAAAAATTTGTGTAGGATGCGGTAGGTGTATAGCATTCTGCCCTCTTAGATTAGATTTAAGAAAGACCTTAAACAGTGTGGTGAGCATTTATGGTAAGAAATGA
- a CDS encoding FAD/NAD(P)-binding protein translates to MVRNDILVPSIANVKEIINETSDIKTYKLFSNAEKAQKFKPGQFVMVYLKGFGEVPISLSDLVYEEDGGSLITLTIRGTGTVTKYMLSTVNIGDKIGIRGPYGNNWPIEEALGKDILIAGGGIGFAPLRPVLRFVSNNRQKFGRLVVIYGARSPNDIIYKYEIEEYKKIPGIELFLTIDKPAEDWKWNVGFVPDMLDKVKLDGDFKYFVCGPEIMMKITAKKLVNKGADPRDIFVSLERRMRCGVGICGTCQLGHYYVCKDGPVFSFDQVSQYMEVEGI, encoded by the coding sequence ATGGTAAGAAATGACATACTAGTTCCATCTATTGCTAATGTAAAGGAAATAATCAATGAAACTAGCGATATAAAAACTTACAAATTATTTTCCAATGCAGAAAAAGCTCAAAAATTTAAACCTGGACAGTTTGTGATGGTCTACTTAAAAGGATTCGGAGAAGTTCCAATTTCTCTTTCAGACCTTGTTTATGAGGAAGATGGAGGCTCTCTCATAACACTGACAATTAGAGGAACGGGGACGGTGACTAAATACATGCTTTCAACAGTGAATATCGGTGACAAGATTGGGATCAGAGGTCCATATGGAAACAATTGGCCAATAGAAGAGGCTTTAGGAAAGGACATATTAATAGCAGGTGGAGGAATTGGTTTTGCTCCATTGAGGCCTGTTTTAAGATTTGTTTCAAATAACAGACAAAAGTTTGGGCGGTTGGTTGTAATTTATGGCGCAAGGAGTCCTAATGACATTATATATAAATATGAAATTGAAGAATATAAGAAAATTCCTGGCATAGAATTATTTCTAACAATCGATAAACCGGCTGAAGATTGGAAGTGGAATGTGGGGTTCGTCCCAGACATGCTTGATAAAGTAAAGTTGGATGGAGACTTCAAATACTTCGTTTGTGGCCCAGAAATAATGATGAAAATAACGGCTAAGAAGCTGGTAAACAAAGGGGCAGATCCGAGGGATATTTTCGTATCTTTAGAAAGGAGGATGAGGTGCGGGGTAGGAATATGCGGTACATGCCAATTGGGGCATTACTATGTATGTAAGGACGGACCGGTCTTTTCATTTGATCAGGTTTCCCAATACATGGAGGTAGAAGGGATATGA
- a CDS encoding NADH-quinone oxidoreductase subunit NuoB has product MNKLRIGVEKFASCSGCINEIVYALLSDPQIMEKIQIDYFPELQDKNNFEGKFDIFLVEGSVVNKEQIERLREIRSKTRFVLAVGTCSAYGGIQSLRDRTNVEDVKKSVYIKPEYIDIEGDVYSVSEIIKPDFIVPGCPVNGDKLLTLLRKVVLGGGEITITESLCAECKRRGNECILITKGKLCLGPIVSTGCGALCPSFGRGCIGCFGIRTDLSMNDIERFANKIEELGIASKEDVLSYVMRFSYSKDKEFFSKKQKV; this is encoded by the coding sequence ATGAATAAGCTGAGGATAGGAGTGGAAAAATTCGCCTCCTGTTCAGGATGCATAAATGAAATTGTATATGCCCTGCTTTCTGATCCACAAATCATGGAAAAGATACAGATAGATTATTTTCCAGAGCTTCAAGATAAGAACAACTTTGAAGGAAAATTTGATATTTTTCTCGTCGAAGGATCTGTTGTAAACAAAGAACAGATAGAAAGGCTAAGAGAAATAAGAAGCAAAACCAGGTTTGTTTTAGCAGTAGGAACATGCTCAGCTTATGGCGGTATTCAGTCCTTGAGGGATCGAACCAACGTTGAGGATGTAAAGAAAAGTGTGTACATTAAGCCTGAATATATTGATATAGAAGGAGATGTCTACTCTGTTTCGGAGATTATAAAGCCCGACTTTATAGTTCCAGGATGTCCAGTAAATGGAGATAAGCTATTAACATTGTTAAGAAAGGTAGTTTTAGGTGGAGGAGAAATTACTATCACCGAATCTCTTTGCGCAGAATGCAAAAGGAGGGGAAATGAGTGCATTTTAATAACTAAAGGCAAGCTGTGCCTCGGACCAATAGTTTCTACAGGATGCGGTGCACTGTGCCCTAGCTTTGGCAGAGGATGCATCGGATGCTTTGGGATAAGAACAGATCTTTCAATGAATGATATAGAGAGGTTTGCAAACAAAATAGAAGAGCTTGGCATAGCAAGCAAAGAGGACGTTTTATCTTATGTTATGAGGTTTAGCTACTCTAAGGATAAAGAATTTTTCTCTAAAAAACAAAAAGTTTGA
- a CDS encoding Ni/Fe hydrogenase subunit alpha produces the protein MEKSSLSLLTRVEGEGRANIVVGDGKIKRIEVHIFEAPRFIEFGLKGRKPIEAPEITSRICGICSVSYQMASAKAFEYGMGIEVPYEEEEMRKAIFINEHIKSNVLHVLYLQLPDLLNASSSLEVFNKNPEIYKMATDLFMWSRKLMKVLGGRFHNIVNIRVGGVYSMPEKKEVEALSSQSERAITYARKLSEFVLDNQDKFPSYEQKIKPLVLCDSIEYPFISRNICSDEMRFEISKFEEEVVPEQVPYSNSLRYRLRSGENYVVGPISRFNTSFYNLRGEVRRMLKSYGYMPPLKNMSYSIVARIAELYEFILRITDFIDNYRYVQVNEKSFEIKEGTYYGAVEAPRGILYHRYTVNKRGLIEDANIIPPTSQNLISMEAFSMYHLEKIGLINKAEQLEKAHQEVQKIIRLFDPCISCSVH, from the coding sequence ATGGAGAAGAGCTCATTAAGCCTATTAACTAGAGTCGAGGGGGAAGGCAGGGCTAATATTGTTGTTGGAGATGGAAAGATCAAGAGAATAGAAGTTCACATATTCGAAGCACCGAGATTCATAGAATTTGGACTTAAAGGGAGAAAACCTATAGAAGCACCCGAAATAACTAGTAGAATATGTGGAATTTGTAGCGTTTCATATCAGATGGCATCTGCCAAGGCGTTCGAATATGGAATGGGCATAGAAGTTCCCTATGAAGAAGAGGAAATGAGGAAGGCGATTTTTATAAATGAACATATCAAAAGCAATGTTCTGCACGTACTATATCTGCAACTTCCAGATCTCTTGAATGCATCATCATCTTTAGAGGTATTTAATAAGAACCCTGAAATATATAAGATGGCAACAGATCTGTTTATGTGGTCTCGGAAACTTATGAAGGTTTTAGGTGGTAGGTTCCATAATATTGTTAACATTAGAGTTGGTGGAGTCTACAGCATGCCAGAAAAGAAGGAAGTAGAAGCTTTATCTTCGCAATCAGAAAGAGCTATTACATATGCAAGAAAACTTTCCGAATTCGTACTTGACAACCAAGACAAATTCCCAAGTTATGAGCAAAAAATAAAGCCTTTAGTATTGTGTGACTCTATAGAATATCCATTCATTTCAAGGAATATATGTAGCGATGAAATGAGGTTTGAAATAAGTAAATTCGAAGAGGAAGTAGTACCAGAGCAGGTTCCATACTCGAATTCTCTTAGATATAGGCTTAGAAGCGGAGAAAACTACGTCGTTGGACCGATCTCAAGGTTCAATACTTCTTTTTACAATCTTAGAGGAGAAGTCAGGAGAATGCTGAAGTCTTATGGATACATGCCGCCGCTGAAAAATATGAGCTATAGCATAGTTGCTAGAATAGCAGAACTTTATGAATTTATCCTAAGAATAACAGATTTTATCGATAATTATAGATATGTTCAAGTAAACGAAAAAAGTTTTGAGATAAAAGAAGGTACTTACTACGGAGCAGTTGAGGCTCCAAGAGGGATCCTTTATCATAGATATACCGTAAATAAGCGCGGACTCATTGAAGATGCAAATATAATTCCCCCAACATCCCAAAACTTGATCTCAATGGAGGCATTTTCAATGTACCATTTGGAGAAGATTGGATTGATAAACAAAGCTGAACAGTTAGAAAAAGCTCATCAAGAAGTTCAGAAAATAATTAGGCTCTTTGACCCCTGCATCTCGTGTTCTGTTCATTAA
- a CDS encoding pantoate--beta-alanine ligase — protein MKDRIATYIKMVENALEQTECQKSSLNKEESDLINLAKLYLEDSKYYLEKEDLVTSLATISYAEGLLDALARLGKLKIEWKREKRKKVLITGTFDILHEGHIRLIEEASKLGDVYVIVSRDVNAKKNKGREVIFPENSRLKIVSSIKNVKMAMLGDENDYLKKVIEVSPDIIVLGPDQKFGEEQLKEELKKRGLNNVEVIRLKNRFNDFYPNSSTQVILEVMKKFCI, from the coding sequence ATGAAAGATAGAATTGCTACATATATAAAAATGGTGGAAAACGCTTTAGAACAGACTGAATGCCAAAAATCTTCTTTGAACAAAGAGGAGTCAGATTTAATAAATCTGGCAAAATTATATCTCGAAGATTCCAAATATTATCTTGAAAAAGAAGATCTTGTTACTTCGCTTGCAACTATTTCATATGCAGAGGGACTTTTAGATGCTTTAGCGAGGTTAGGGAAACTAAAAATTGAATGGAAAAGAGAGAAACGGAAAAAAGTCCTCATTACAGGTACGTTTGATATTTTGCATGAAGGACATATAAGATTGATAGAGGAAGCCTCTAAGCTTGGAGATGTATACGTGATAGTTTCAAGAGATGTTAATGCAAAGAAAAATAAGGGAAGAGAAGTAATCTTTCCTGAGAATTCCAGGTTAAAAATTGTGAGCTCTATCAAAAATGTAAAAATGGCAATGCTTGGAGATGAAAATGATTATCTTAAAAAAGTTATAGAAGTTTCTCCAGATATAATCGTTTTAGGACCAGACCAAAAGTTCGGTGAGGAACAATTAAAAGAAGAACTTAAAAAAAGAGGTTTAAATAATGTAGAAGTAATAAGATTAAAGAATAGGTTCAATGATTTTTATCCAAATAGTAGCACGCAGGTTATATTGGAAGTTATGAAAAAATTCTGCATTTAA
- the dph5 gene encoding diphthine synthase — MTNNEITNGKCLGELSFVGLGLSLSHISIEGIKKLKSSDFIFLEGYTSFYFPEINAAMKVIGIKSDRFKIISRRDIEEKSGQEIIDLLLKGKNISMAVIGDPFIATTHLSLKNYAKEKGCKVNYIPGINIFSYAMSATGLFNYKFGPSATIVYKREGILSVYPYLVLSGNLSRGLHTFFFLDIDAERGPLNASEAIKLLIEMEKEERLGIITPETKIVVLERLGWPDEKIYYGKISLLYNMRFNPPNSIIIPGKLHFMEEQSLEAFSIERNER; from the coding sequence ATGACCAACAATGAAATTACAAATGGAAAGTGCTTAGGAGAATTGAGCTTTGTTGGATTGGGGCTATCGCTTTCTCACATCTCAATAGAAGGGATAAAAAAACTTAAGTCCTCTGATTTTATATTTTTAGAGGGCTATACTAGTTTTTATTTTCCAGAAATTAATGCGGCAATGAAGGTCATAGGTATAAAAAGTGACCGTTTCAAGATTATTAGTAGAAGAGATATCGAAGAGAAGTCTGGACAAGAAATTATTGATTTATTGTTAAAAGGAAAAAACATTTCAATGGCAGTGATAGGCGATCCTTTTATTGCGACAACACATCTCTCTTTAAAAAACTACGCGAAAGAAAAAGGTTGCAAGGTTAATTATATTCCAGGAATAAACATTTTTTCCTATGCTATGTCAGCTACTGGTCTCTTTAACTATAAATTCGGTCCGTCTGCAACAATCGTTTACAAAAGAGAAGGCATACTTTCAGTTTATCCTTATTTAGTTTTATCAGGAAACTTAAGCAGAGGACTTCATACTTTTTTCTTTTTGGACATAGACGCGGAGAGAGGTCCATTGAATGCTAGTGAAGCAATTAAGTTACTAATAGAAATGGAAAAAGAAGAGAGATTAGGGATAATTACGCCTGAAACAAAAATTGTTGTTCTAGAAAGACTTGGCTGGCCTGATGAGAAGATATATTACGGTAAAATAAGTCTCCTTTATAACATGAGATTTAATCCGCCTAATTCTATTATTATTCCTGGAAAGCTCCACTTTATGGAAGAACAGTCTTTAGAGGCGTTTTCAATTGAACGAAATGAAAGATAG
- a CDS encoding indolepyruvate oxidoreductase subunit beta — protein MKEYNIIISGVGGQGVITIANLIGLAAFKQGIKARVGEIHGLSQRFGSVFTHVRIGEDVYSSIVPLGRGDLLISLEAIETLRYLKYMKKDGLILMNTLMTEPFKTISVDPKIADINEIKKMMKSAFDGKILIINGNELTEKLKNSLLLNTAIIGIALTIPGFPLKEESIKASIEEMFDRKYVELNIRALEVGMNYGKEILSTQ, from the coding sequence ATGAAAGAATATAACATCATAATTTCAGGTGTTGGAGGTCAGGGTGTAATAACAATAGCTAACTTGATAGGGCTTGCTGCGTTCAAACAAGGTATTAAGGCGAGAGTAGGAGAAATACACGGATTAAGTCAGAGATTTGGAAGCGTATTTACGCATGTAAGAATAGGCGAAGATGTATATAGCTCTATTGTACCGCTTGGGAGGGGCGATCTATTAATCTCGCTTGAAGCAATTGAAACGCTTAGATACTTAAAATATATGAAAAAAGATGGTCTCATATTAATGAATACTTTGATGACAGAACCTTTTAAGACCATATCAGTTGATCCGAAAATCGCTGATATTAATGAAATAAAGAAAATGATGAAGAGCGCCTTTGATGGAAAAATACTGATAATTAATGGAAATGAGCTTACAGAAAAACTAAAAAATAGTTTGCTCTTAAATACAGCAATTATTGGAATTGCGCTGACCATTCCTGGTTTTCCATTAAAGGAAGAAAGCATAAAAGCATCTATTGAGGAAATGTTCGACAGGAAGTATGTTGAATTAAATATTAGAGCGCTCGAAGTTGGAATGAATTATGGTAAAGAAATTCTCTCAACTCAATAA
- the iorA gene encoding indolepyruvate ferredoxin oxidoreductase subunit alpha produces MNIKEIILNKEAGKRAFLLGNEAIVRGALEGNISFFAAYPGTPSSEILDTFSAIAKDAGVYVEVSSNEKIAYEAALGASWSGLRSMTSMKHVGLNVAADAFMSTAMNGVKGGFVIVVADDPSMWSSQNEQDTRLFAKLANLPVVEPSSPDEARLFAKELFELSEKFDTAVVLRSTTRLSHMRGEVVFGPLPERTQAGKRASGDFSKNPEKFVNLPLNARILRLESLKRIEKIREEFNHKFNYIEGDKSSKVGVIASGLAYAYVKEALSWLDINDVKILKLGTPFPVPFGLLNEFFNGLERAIIVEELEPVVEEQVKTWAFDKNIKAEIRGKDLVPRYYELSTDRVVTSLAKFFGIKSPVDIERAEFIEKNIEAKIPRRPLVFCPACPHRNVFYVIKKVTGYNGIYPSDIGCYTLGYYPPMKLVDTSTHMGSSIGLAHGISKALEGSASKKPIIATIGDSTFFHAGLPALANAIYNRSNFILFVLDNRTTAMTGHQPHPGTGYSISNNGKEIKIEDIAKAMGADYVEVVDPYDMKATEQALRKALSVNGVSFIVARRECALLYASRVRRSGQKFKRYVIDEEKCTGCKTCILTFGCPAISWNSDKKKAFIQEDLCYGCGSCVSVCPFNAIHEGE; encoded by the coding sequence ATGAACATTAAAGAAATAATTCTAAATAAAGAGGCTGGAAAAAGAGCTTTTTTGCTTGGAAATGAAGCAATAGTAAGAGGTGCTTTAGAAGGGAATATATCATTTTTTGCTGCATACCCTGGAACACCTAGTAGCGAAATTCTAGACACTTTTTCTGCTATAGCAAAAGATGCAGGAGTATATGTAGAAGTTTCAAGTAATGAAAAAATTGCCTATGAAGCTGCTTTGGGTGCTTCATGGAGCGGACTCAGATCTATGACCTCAATGAAGCATGTTGGTCTGAATGTTGCAGCAGATGCATTTATGAGCACTGCAATGAATGGAGTTAAAGGCGGTTTTGTCATAGTTGTTGCAGACGATCCAAGTATGTGGAGTAGCCAAAATGAGCAAGATACGAGACTTTTTGCTAAGCTAGCTAATCTTCCAGTCGTTGAGCCAAGTTCTCCCGATGAAGCGAGACTATTTGCGAAAGAGCTTTTTGAATTGAGTGAAAAGTTCGATACTGCAGTTGTTTTGAGGTCAACTACAAGGCTTTCGCATATGAGAGGAGAAGTAGTTTTTGGACCTCTGCCTGAAAGAACACAGGCTGGAAAAAGAGCCTCAGGTGATTTTTCAAAGAATCCGGAGAAATTTGTTAACCTCCCATTAAACGCCAGGATTCTTAGACTGGAATCATTAAAGAGAATAGAAAAAATTAGAGAAGAATTTAATCATAAATTTAATTACATTGAAGGAGATAAAAGCTCAAAAGTAGGAGTTATAGCTAGCGGATTAGCATATGCATATGTAAAAGAAGCGCTTAGCTGGCTAGATATCAATGATGTAAAAATACTAAAGCTCGGGACACCTTTCCCAGTACCATTTGGACTCTTAAACGAATTTTTCAATGGTTTGGAAAGAGCTATAATAGTTGAAGAGCTTGAACCTGTAGTAGAAGAGCAGGTGAAAACTTGGGCTTTTGACAAAAATATTAAAGCAGAGATAAGGGGAAAAGACCTCGTTCCGAGATATTATGAGCTTTCTACTGATAGAGTTGTTACTTCGTTGGCCAAGTTCTTTGGAATTAAATCGCCAGTTGATATTGAAAGGGCAGAATTTATAGAAAAAAACATTGAGGCTAAAATCCCAAGAAGACCACTCGTGTTCTGCCCTGCGTGTCCTCATAGGAACGTTTTTTATGTAATCAAAAAAGTCACAGGGTACAATGGAATATATCCAAGCGACATTGGGTGTTATACTCTCGGATACTATCCTCCAATGAAGCTTGTTGATACAAGCACACATATGGGTTCATCGATAGGTCTAGCTCATGGGATAAGCAAGGCATTAGAGGGCAGTGCTTCAAAAAAACCGATTATAGCAACAATAGGCGATTCTACATTCTTTCATGCAGGTCTACCTGCTCTCGCAAATGCTATCTATAATAGGTCCAATTTCATATTGTTTGTACTTGACAACAGAACAACCGCAATGACTGGACATCAGCCTCACCCCGGAACGGGCTATTCTATTTCTAACAACGGAAAAGAGATAAAAATAGAAGACATAGCTAAAGCAATGGGTGCAGACTATGTTGAGGTTGTTGATCCATATGATATGAAGGCAACTGAACAAGCTTTAAGAAAGGCTCTATCTGTTAACGGAGTAAGCTTTATAGTAGCTAGGAGGGAGTGCGCTTTGCTTTACGCTTCAAGAGTGAGAAGATCTGGCCAGAAATTTAAGAGATATGTCATAGATGAAGAAAAGTGCACAGGATGCAAAACATGCATTCTTACATTTGGCTGTCCCGCAATTTCCTGGAACTCTGATAAGAAAAAGGCATTCATTCAAGAAGACCTTTGCTATGGCTGTGGCAGTTGTGTAAGTGTTTGTCCGTTTAACGCTATACACGAAGGTGAGTAA
- a CDS encoding acetate--CoA ligase family protein, producing the protein MNFDYRYFFEPKSIAVIGASNNETKLGHQVFKNLLSYKGKVFPVNVKEESIMGVKAYKTIKDIQDEIDLSVIVVPKPAVKQAVIESGEKGAKGIIIITAGFGETGERGKEEERELVRVAHDYGMRVIGPNCVGVMNTKIDLNATFIEKAKKGSVTFISQSGALGGGIVYKTIKENIGFAKFVSVGNMSDVDFSDLIEYFSRDPDTASILLYLEGVKSGKRFLEVLKEHSKEKPIIALKGGIYSTGARAVSSHTGSIAGNAEIFMTALKQGGAIKAKTIDEALSMARSFTQPLPKGKRVGVITNAGGAGVLISDLIEENGLEMSKLKDETISYLSSFLPPMASLKNPIDMIASATGNDYYRATKALLKDDDVDIIIESCVVPTFGGMTRTEHAEGIVKAINESEVKKPILAMFMAGDISEDAKRFLESNGIPTYERPEDVVSATRALYSFSLISSKNR; encoded by the coding sequence GTGAATTTTGATTATAGATATTTTTTTGAGCCTAAATCGATAGCAGTAATAGGAGCAAGTAACAACGAAACTAAGCTTGGGCATCAAGTTTTTAAAAATTTGCTTTCTTACAAAGGAAAAGTTTTTCCAGTAAATGTTAAAGAAGAAAGCATAATGGGAGTGAAGGCATACAAAACAATTAAAGATATACAAGACGAAATTGATCTCTCAGTGATCGTAGTACCGAAACCTGCAGTAAAGCAAGCAGTAATTGAAAGTGGAGAGAAGGGAGCAAAAGGAATAATAATCATTACTGCAGGATTTGGTGAAACTGGAGAGAGAGGGAAAGAAGAGGAAAGAGAACTAGTGAGAGTTGCCCATGACTATGGAATGAGAGTTATTGGACCTAACTGTGTAGGAGTAATGAACACTAAAATAGACTTAAATGCAACTTTTATAGAAAAAGCTAAGAAAGGAAGCGTTACCTTTATATCTCAAAGTGGTGCGCTAGGAGGAGGTATTGTGTATAAGACCATAAAAGAAAACATAGGCTTTGCAAAATTTGTTAGTGTAGGAAATATGAGCGATGTGGACTTTTCTGATCTTATAGAATATTTTTCAAGAGATCCTGATACAGCCTCAATACTTTTATATTTGGAAGGAGTGAAATCTGGGAAAAGATTCTTAGAAGTTTTGAAAGAGCACTCAAAAGAAAAACCTATAATTGCTTTAAAAGGAGGAATATACAGTACAGGGGCTAGGGCCGTATCTTCTCACACAGGTAGCATTGCCGGAAATGCCGAAATTTTTATGACAGCCTTAAAGCAAGGAGGGGCTATAAAAGCTAAAACCATTGATGAAGCTTTGTCGATGGCTAGATCCTTCACGCAACCACTTCCTAAAGGGAAAAGAGTAGGGGTCATAACAAATGCTGGAGGTGCAGGAGTTTTAATTTCCGATTTGATAGAGGAAAATGGTTTAGAAATGTCTAAGCTTAAAGATGAAACAATAAGCTATCTCTCATCCTTTCTCCCTCCTATGGCATCTCTTAAGAATCCTATTGATATGATAGCTAGTGCTACTGGTAATGATTACTATAGAGCAACTAAAGCTCTTTTGAAAGATGATGATGTAGACATAATTATAGAGTCTTGCGTCGTTCCCACATTCGGAGGCATGACCAGAACTGAGCATGCAGAGGGCATAGTAAAAGCGATTAATGAAAGCGAAGTCAAGAAACCTATCCTAGCGATGTTTATGGCAGGAGATATAAGCGAAGATGCTAAAAGGTTTCTTGAAAGCAACGGAATACCTACATATGAGAGACCTGAAGATGTAGTTTCAGCTACAAGAGCTCTTTACTCTTTTAGCTTAATTTCCTCAAAAAATAGGTGA